A genomic stretch from Arachis stenosperma cultivar V10309 chromosome 3, arast.V10309.gnm1.PFL2, whole genome shotgun sequence includes:
- the LOC130967776 gene encoding probable protein S-acyltransferase 23: MASSEIEVVTSSDSKPNETYQQPPITDVYTASTYGDLQKLRNFVEHDGASVTVPDGNGYYALQWACLNNFHEIAHYLIQHGADVNAADHNQQTALHWAAVWGSIPSADVLLENGARVEATDINGYRVAHVAAQYGQTAFLNHIVVKYHADFDVPDNDGRSPLHWAAYKGFVDTVRLLLFRDASQRRQDKDGCTPLHWAALRGYAEVCAVLVHAGTKEELTVKDNAGSTPVQLAHDKGHRHVALFLSNQLRAHSNQDKICGGKLTEVGYAPLLLFVIVFCMILFINSVVTAPGLKKITAVVGLWAWTALSLAVGSLIMFYRCSSKDPGYIKRVGDLGGNAEDPLLNIDLNSSSIWAGNWSQLCPTCKIIRPIRSKHCPTCKRCVEQFDHHCPWISNCVGKSNKRDFFIFICMGTLTSLLSGAIAIQRIWTSIPAFSADETWMHHVLVNHPGVIIFLVIDVVILLAATSLTITQASMIARNVTTNEIANLKRYEYLRGPDGRFRNPYNHGCWKNCVDFVFVGHTNDDDIAWRPLQQIAAP, encoded by the exons ATGGCGTCGTCGGAGATCGAGGTGGTAACATCGTCGGACTCCAAACCCAACGAAACTTACCAGCAGCCTCCCATTACCGACGTCTACACTGCCTCCACCTACGGTGACTTACAAAAATTGAGGAATTTCGTCGAACATGACGGTGCCTCCGTTACCGTTCCCGATGGGAATGGCTATTACGCTCTTCAATGGGCTTGCCTTAACAACTTCCATGAAATTGCCCACTATCTCATTCAG CACGGGGCTGATGTCAATGCTGCTGACCACAATCAACAAACGGCATTGCATTGGGCGGCAGTTTGGGGTTCCATTCCATCTGCTGATGTGCTCTTGGAGAATGGAGCTCGGGTTGAAGCCACAGACATAAATGGATATCGG GTAGCTCATGTTGCAGCACAATATGGGCAAACAGCGTTCTTAAACCACATTGTTGTAAAGTACCATGCTGATTTTGACGTGCCTGATAATGATGGAAGGAGTCCTCTTCATTG GGCTGCATATAAGGGATTTGTTGATACAGTAAGATTGCTTCTCTTCAGAGATGCTAGTCAAAGGAGACAAGATAAAGATG GTTGCACTCCATTGCACTGGGCTGCATTAAGAGGATACGCGGAGGTGTGTGCTGTGCTTGTTCATGCAGGCACCAAAGAAGAACTAACAGTGAAGGACAATGCTGGAAGCACTCCAGTGCAGCTTGCACATGATAAAGGTCATCGGCATGTCGCTCTTTTCCTT TCTAATCAACTACGGGCACATAGCAACCAAGACAAAATTTGCGGGGGGAAGTTGACAGAAGTTGGTTATGCTCCCTTGTTATTGTTTGTTATAGTCTTTTGTATGATTCTCTTCATCAACTCGGTTGTTACAG CTCCTGGTCTTAAAAAGATTACTGCTGTTGTTGGACTTTGGGCGTGGACAGCTCTTTCTCTGGCAGTTGGTTCCCTGATTATGTTTTATAGGTGTAGTAG TAAGGATCCTGGTTACATCAAACGGGTGGGAGACTTGGGTGGTAATGCAGAG GATCCATTGCTGAATATTGATCTGAAtagttcctctatttgggcagGAAATTGGTCTCAACTTTGCCCTACCTGCAAG ATAATAAGGCCTATCCGATCCAAGCATTGCCCTACATGTAAGCGTTGTGTGGAACAGTTTGATCATCATTGTCCATGGATATCTAATTGTGTGGGAAAG AGTAATAAGAGGGATTTCTTTATTTTCATCTGCATGGGAACGTTGACTTCTTTACTTTCTGGTGCCATTGCAATTCAGA GAATTTGGACATCTATACCAGCATTTTCAGCAGACGAAACATGGATGCATCATGTGTTAGTTAACCATCCAGGCGTCATCATATTTTTGGTGATTGATGTTGTTATTTTACTTGCCGCTACAAGTTTGACGATAACACAGGCTTCCATG ATAGCCCGAAATGTGACGACAAATGAAATAGCAAATTTGAAGCGTTATGAGTATCTTCGCGGTCCTGATGGACGGTTCAGAAACCCATATAACCACGGCTGTTGGAAGAATTGTGTCGACTTTGTTTTTGTAGGCCACAcaaatgatgatgatattgcTTGGCGTCCGTTACAGCAGATTGCTGCTCCTTAG
- the LOC130967777 gene encoding L-galactose dehydrogenase, with product MELRPLGNTGLNLSCVGFGASPLGNVFGDVPEEVAIASVRLAFQSGINFFDTSPYYGGTVSEKVLGKALKALGAPRNEYIVSTKCGRYKEGFDFSAERVTRSIEESLQRLQLDYVDILQCHDIEFGSLDQIVNETIPALQKLKEAGKTRFIGITGLPLSIFTYVLDRVPPGSVDVILSYCHYCINDSTLEDLIPYLKSKGVGIINASPLSMGLLTESGPPQWHPASPELKSACQAAAACCKKKGKNISKLAMQYSLLNKDITTVLVGIKSVEQVEQNVAAATELATSGIDQEALSEVETILYHVKNQTWPSGIQKN from the exons ATGGAGCTGAGGCCGTTGGGAAACACTGGCCTCAATCTCAGCTGCGTTGGCTTCGGAGCTTCCCCTCTCGGCAATGTGTTCGGCGATGTTCCCGAGGAAGTTGCTATTGCTTCCGTTCGTCTCGCTTTTCAATCCGGCATCAATTTCTTCGACACTTCTCC GTATTATGGAGGCACAGTGTCGGAAAAAGTGCTGGGCAAGGCCTTGAAAGCTCTTGGTGCTCCGAGAAATGAATATATTGTATCTACCAAGTGCGGACGATATAAGGAAGGATTTGATTTCAGTGCAGAAAGAGTTACTAGGAGCATTGAAGAGAGCTTGCAAAGATTGCAGCTTGACTATGTTGACATATTGCAATGCCATGATATTGAATTTGGGTCTTTGGATCAG ATTGTGAATGAAACAATTCCCGCCCTTCAAAAGCTAAAGGAAGCAGGAAAAACTCGTTTCATTGGCATTACGGGACTTCCTTTGAGCATTTTTACTTATGTGCTTGATAGAGTCCCCCCTGGTTCTGTGGATGTAATACTGTCATATTGTCATTACTGTATCAATGATTCAACCTTGGAGGATTTGATACCCTACCTGAAGAGCAAAGGTGTTGGTATTATCAATGCTTCTCCGCTATCAATGGGGCTCCTCACCGAGAGTGGTCCTCCACAATGGCACCCAGCTTCACCTGAACTCAAG TCTGCATGTCAAGCTGCTGCTGCCTGTTGTAAAAAGAAGGGAAAAAACATTTCAAAGTTAGCGATGCAATATAGCTTGTTAAATAAAGACATCACAACAGTGCTTGTTGGCATCAAGTCTGTGGAACAG GTGGAACAAAATGTTGCTGCCGCAACAGAACTTGCAACCTCTGGGATTGATCAAGAAGCTCTGTCAGAGGTTGAAACCATTCTATACCATGTTAAAAATCAGACATGGCCTAGTGGGATCCAGAAGAACTGA